One part of the Halobacteria archaeon AArc-dxtr1 genome encodes these proteins:
- a CDS encoding MoaD/ThiS family protein codes for MPVTVDVKGEETHELARADLTASGEAPTYADLLAAIDLSPHEVSVLVDGRPVPEDQPVDTDRVTVLRLIKGG; via the coding sequence ATGCCAGTCACCGTCGACGTCAAAGGTGAGGAGACACACGAACTGGCCCGCGCCGACCTCACAGCGTCTGGCGAGGCGCCGACCTACGCCGATCTGCTGGCCGCGATCGATCTCAGCCCCCACGAGGTCTCCGTCCTCGTCGACGGCCGTCCCGTTCCCGAAGACCAGCCCGTCGACACCGACCGCGTGACGGTGTTGCGGCTCATCAAGGGGGGATAA
- the alaS gene encoding alanine--tRNA ligase, with amino-acid sequence MSELEEEYRLAYFEEEGFERTSCSECGAHFWTRDHDRETCGEPPCAEYDFIDNPGFEGEYALEEMREAFLSFFEEQGHERIDPYPVAANRWRDDVLLTQASIYDFQPLVTSGETPPPANPLTISQPCIRMQDIDNVGKTGRHTMAFEMMAHHAFNVREDATEEYAYDGEVYWKDRTVELCDGLFDSLGVDLEEVIYIEDPWVGGGNAGPAIEVIYRGVELATLVFMSLEQDPDGEYEMKDGNRYSPMDTYVVDTGYGLERWTWVSQGTPTVYEAVYPDMIAFLKENAGVEHTDAEEELVHRAAKHAGHMDIDEAEDMETARGEIAAELGVEAAELEALMEPLESIYAIADHCRTLAYMLGDGIVPSNVGTGYLARMVLRRTKRLCDTVGVDAPLDELVDMQAERLEYENRDTIRDIVRTEVEKYRETLERGGRRVESLAEEYAERDEPIPTAELIELYDSHGIQPDMVAEIAAESGADVDVPDDFYSLVAERHDAASAVEQEEQAVDERFADLPDTEKLYYDDQARTQFEAVVLDVAEREDGYDVVLDQTMFYPEGGGQPADTGTLSTGETTVDVVDVQIEDGVIRHRTDADPGKGEFVNGQIDSARRRQLMRQHTATHLVVHAARQVLGEHIRQAGAQKGVDSSRIDVRHYERIERADVREIERVANEIVMKNVSVTQEWPHRHEAEAEHGFDLYQGGIPPGTNIRLIHVAEDVQACGGTHVARTGEIGTIKIRSTERIQDGVERLTFSAGEAAIEATQETEDALYEAADVLDVSPEEVPDTAERFFEEWKARGKQIEELKEQLAAARAGGGGGGEEVEVGETTAVVQRLDSDMDDLRATANALVEEGQIAVLGSGADGAQFVVAVPDGTGVNAGEVVGELAGRVGGGGGGPPDFAQGGGPDEGALDEALEDAPDVLRQVLDA; translated from the coding sequence ATGAGCGAACTGGAGGAAGAGTACCGCCTCGCGTACTTCGAGGAGGAAGGCTTCGAGCGGACATCGTGCTCGGAGTGTGGCGCGCACTTCTGGACGCGCGACCACGATCGGGAAACCTGCGGGGAGCCGCCGTGTGCCGAGTACGATTTCATCGACAACCCAGGGTTCGAGGGGGAGTACGCGCTGGAGGAAATGCGAGAGGCGTTCCTCTCGTTCTTCGAGGAACAGGGGCACGAGCGCATCGATCCGTATCCAGTCGCGGCCAACCGCTGGCGAGACGACGTCTTACTGACGCAGGCGTCGATCTACGACTTCCAGCCGCTGGTCACGTCGGGCGAGACGCCGCCGCCGGCGAACCCGTTGACTATCTCCCAGCCCTGTATCCGGATGCAGGACATCGACAACGTCGGCAAGACGGGCCGGCACACGATGGCCTTCGAGATGATGGCCCACCACGCCTTCAACGTCCGCGAGGACGCCACAGAGGAGTACGCCTACGATGGGGAGGTCTACTGGAAGGACCGCACGGTCGAGCTCTGTGACGGGCTGTTCGACTCGCTCGGCGTCGATCTGGAGGAAGTGATCTACATCGAGGATCCGTGGGTCGGCGGCGGCAACGCCGGGCCCGCGATCGAGGTCATCTACCGCGGCGTCGAGCTCGCGACGCTCGTGTTCATGTCCCTAGAGCAGGATCCAGACGGCGAGTACGAGATGAAAGACGGGAACCGCTACAGCCCGATGGACACCTACGTCGTCGACACCGGCTACGGGCTCGAACGGTGGACGTGGGTCTCCCAGGGCACGCCGACCGTCTACGAGGCAGTCTACCCCGACATGATCGCGTTCTTAAAGGAGAACGCGGGAGTCGAACACACGGACGCAGAGGAAGAGCTGGTCCATCGGGCCGCGAAACACGCCGGCCACATGGACATCGACGAGGCCGAGGACATGGAGACTGCCCGCGGCGAGATCGCCGCCGAACTCGGCGTCGAAGCCGCCGAACTCGAGGCGCTGATGGAGCCCCTCGAGTCGATCTACGCGATCGCCGACCACTGCCGGACGCTGGCGTACATGCTCGGCGACGGCATCGTCCCCTCGAACGTCGGGACGGGCTACTTGGCGCGGATGGTCCTGCGCCGAACGAAACGGCTCTGTGACACCGTCGGCGTCGACGCCCCGTTAGACGAGCTCGTGGATATGCAGGCCGAGCGCCTCGAATACGAGAATCGGGATACGATCCGCGACATCGTCCGCACCGAGGTCGAGAAGTACCGCGAGACGTTAGAGCGGGGTGGTCGCCGCGTCGAGTCGCTGGCCGAGGAGTACGCCGAGCGAGACGAGCCGATTCCGACGGCAGAGCTGATCGAGCTCTACGACTCCCACGGCATCCAGCCCGACATGGTCGCCGAGATCGCCGCGGAGTCGGGCGCCGACGTAGACGTCCCCGACGACTTCTACAGTCTGGTTGCCGAGCGCCACGACGCGGCCTCGGCGGTCGAACAGGAAGAACAGGCGGTCGACGAGCGCTTTGCCGACCTCCCCGATACGGAGAAACTCTACTACGACGACCAGGCACGCACGCAGTTCGAGGCGGTGGTCTTAGACGTCGCCGAGCGCGAGGATGGCTACGACGTCGTCTTGGACCAGACGATGTTCTACCCGGAAGGCGGGGGCCAACCCGCCGATACCGGAACGCTCTCGACCGGCGAGACGACCGTCGACGTCGTCGACGTCCAGATCGAAGACGGCGTCATCCGACACCGAACCGACGCGGATCCGGGCAAAGGCGAGTTCGTCAACGGGCAGATCGACTCGGCTCGGCGGCGCCAGCTGATGCGCCAGCACACGGCGACGCACCTCGTCGTCCACGCGGCCCGGCAGGTGCTCGGCGAGCACATCCGCCAGGCCGGCGCTCAGAAGGGCGTCGACTCCTCGCGGATCGACGTACGCCACTACGAGCGCATCGAGCGGGCTGACGTCCGCGAGATCGAGCGCGTCGCAAACGAGATCGTCATGAAGAACGTCTCGGTCACGCAGGAGTGGCCCCACCGCCACGAGGCCGAGGCCGAGCACGGCTTCGACCTCTACCAGGGCGGCATCCCGCCGGGAACGAACATCCGGCTGATCCACGTCGCCGAGGACGTTCAGGCCTGCGGGGGGACCCACGTCGCCCGCACCGGCGAGATCGGGACGATCAAGATCCGCTCGACCGAGCGCATCCAGGACGGCGTCGAGCGGCTCACGTTCTCGGCCGGCGAGGCCGCCATCGAGGCGACCCAGGAGACCGAAGACGCCCTCTACGAGGCCGCCGACGTATTGGACGTCTCCCCCGAAGAGGTTCCCGACACCGCCGAACGCTTCTTCGAGGAGTGGAAGGCCCGCGGGAAGCAGATCGAGGAGTTGAAAGAACAGCTTGCCGCAGCCCGCGCCGGCGGGGGAGGCGGCGGCGAGGAGGTCGAGGTCGGCGAGACGACCGCGGTCGTCCAGCGTCTCGACTCCGACATGGACGATCTGCGCGCAACCGCCAACGCGCTCGTCGAGGAGGGCCAGATCGCCGTCCTCGGCTCCGGAGCCGACGGCGCACAGTTCGTCGTCGCGGTCCCCGACGGCACCGGTGTCAACGCTGGCGAGGTCGTCGGCGAACTGGCCGGCCGAGTCGGCGGCGGCGGGGGCGGCCCGCCTGACTTCGCCCAGGGCGGCGGTCCCGACGAAGGGGCGCTCGACGAGGCGCTCGAGGACGCGCCGGACGTGTTGCGCCAGGTTCTCGACGCCTGA
- a CDS encoding replication factor C small subunit, with amino-acid sequence MSEADAETEATPGRTEVWIEKYRPERLDEIKGHENIVPRLQRYVERNDLPNLLFAGPAGTGKTTASIAIAREVYGEDWRENFLELNASDQRGIDVVRDRIKNFARSSFGGYDYRIIFLDEADALTSDAQSALRRTMEQFSHNTRFILSCNYSSQIIDPIQSRCAVFRFTELSEEAIASQVREVAETEGIALTEDGVDALVYAAAGDMRKAINGLQAAAVMDDAVDEEAVFAITATARPEEVEAMVERAIGGDFSAARSTLDDLLTDRGLAGGDVIDQLHRSAWEFDLEERETVRLLEQLGEVDYRITEGANERLQLEALLASLALDSQ; translated from the coding sequence ATGAGCGAGGCCGACGCCGAGACGGAGGCGACGCCGGGGCGGACCGAGGTCTGGATCGAAAAGTACCGACCCGAGCGCCTCGACGAGATCAAGGGCCACGAGAACATCGTCCCGCGCCTGCAGCGGTACGTCGAGCGCAACGACCTGCCGAATTTGCTCTTTGCGGGGCCGGCCGGGACGGGGAAGACGACGGCTTCGATCGCTATCGCCCGCGAGGTCTACGGCGAGGACTGGCGGGAGAACTTCCTCGAACTCAACGCCTCCGACCAGCGCGGGATCGACGTCGTCCGCGACCGGATCAAGAACTTCGCGCGCTCGTCGTTCGGCGGCTACGATTACCGCATCATCTTCTTAGACGAGGCTGACGCGTTGACGTCGGACGCCCAGTCTGCTCTGCGTCGGACGATGGAGCAGTTCTCCCACAACACCCGCTTTATCCTCTCGTGTAACTACTCGAGTCAGATCATCGATCCGATCCAGTCGCGGTGTGCGGTCTTTCGGTTCACCGAACTGTCCGAGGAGGCGATTGCCAGCCAGGTTCGGGAGGTCGCCGAGACGGAGGGAATCGCATTGACCGAGGACGGCGTCGACGCGCTCGTCTACGCCGCCGCGGGCGACATGCGCAAGGCGATCAACGGGCTGCAAGCCGCCGCGGTGATGGACGACGCGGTCGACGAGGAGGCCGTCTTCGCGATCACCGCCACCGCCAGACCCGAGGAGGTCGAGGCGATGGTCGAACGCGCGATCGGCGGCGATTTCAGCGCGGCCCGTTCGACGCTCGACGACCTGCTGACCGATCGCGGACTGGCGGGCGGGGACGTCATCGACCAACTGCACCGGTCGGCCTGGGAGTTCGACCTCGAGGAACGAGAGACGGTCCGACTCTTAGAGCAACTCGGCGAGGTCGACTACCGGATCACCGAGGGCGCCAACGAGCGCCTACAGCTCGAGGCGCTGCTGGCGAGTCTGGCGCTCGACAGCCAGTAA
- a CDS encoding type 1 glutamine amidotransferase → MSQLRIAVLDATRDDENTVRNFRRELDASLSEFDVVEGELPDGFDYDGVVVTGSRSSVYWDEPWIGPVKKWVGDAIDHGVPCLGICWGHQLLADVLGGTVSDMGVYEVGYSRIEHDGRSRLFEGVGSEFTAFTSHSDEVAELPPGATSLAANEYSNHGFRKDRVFGVQFHPEYDPKTARELVRGKDLAEDRREAVLAEITEENYRQAGEATLVFENFLAFAREVRGEEGATGETGDAPAAGG, encoded by the coding sequence ATGAGTCAACTGCGGATCGCCGTCCTGGACGCCACCCGGGACGATGAAAACACGGTGCGAAACTTTCGGCGCGAGCTCGACGCCTCGCTTTCGGAGTTCGATGTCGTGGAAGGGGAACTACCGGATGGGTTCGACTACGACGGGGTCGTGGTCACCGGTTCGCGATCGTCGGTCTACTGGGACGAGCCGTGGATCGGGCCCGTCAAGAAGTGGGTCGGCGACGCGATCGATCACGGCGTGCCGTGTCTCGGAATCTGTTGGGGCCACCAGCTGCTCGCGGACGTGCTCGGCGGCACCGTCTCCGATATGGGCGTCTACGAGGTTGGGTACAGCCGAATCGAACACGACGGGCGTTCGCGGCTGTTCGAAGGAGTCGGGAGCGAGTTTACGGCCTTTACGAGCCACAGCGACGAGGTCGCGGAGCTGCCACCGGGAGCGACCAGTCTCGCCGCAAACGAGTACTCGAACCACGGCTTCCGAAAGGACCGCGTCTTTGGCGTCCAGTTCCACCCCGAGTACGACCCGAAGACCGCCCGAGAGCTCGTCCGGGGCAAAGATCTCGCCGAAGACCGCCGGGAGGCCGTCCTTGCTGAGATTACTGAGGAGAACTACCGCCAGGCGGGGGAGGCAACGCTCGTCTTCGAGAACTTCCTCGCGTTCGCCCGTGAGGTTCGGGGCGAGGAGGGAGCGACCGGCGAGACAGGAGATGCGCCAGCAGCAGGGGGCTGA
- a CDS encoding alpha/beta hydrolase, with protein MPTTSNGDVSLFYRREGDGEPVVFVSEAGLGGWLWGWQHAALAGPFETIVWDLRGTGRSDAPPGPYEIETLVEDLEAVLAACKVRSAHVVGCGLGGAVALAAANRSSRVRTLTLFGTAAEGEAFGLEALCASPADREELRLSLEHALSAEFRAGQPDVVDGIVDWRADGDADREGWDAQLAALADFDATDWLVEVTQPTLVVHGMADELVPSAVGQELARGLPRGTFEGIDGAGHLAFVERSRAVNDRLATFLDEHTEDE; from the coding sequence ATGCCCACAACTTCGAACGGCGACGTCTCGCTTTTTTATCGACGTGAGGGCGACGGCGAGCCCGTCGTCTTCGTCTCGGAAGCCGGCCTCGGGGGCTGGCTGTGGGGCTGGCAACACGCCGCGCTGGCCGGCCCCTTCGAGACGATCGTCTGGGACCTGCGGGGAACCGGCCGCTCGGACGCCCCGCCGGGTCCCTACGAGATCGAGACGCTCGTCGAGGATCTAGAGGCAGTCCTTGCCGCTTGTAAGGTTCGATCTGCTCACGTCGTCGGCTGCGGTCTGGGGGGTGCGGTGGCGCTCGCGGCCGCCAACCGATCGAGTCGAGTGCGAACGTTGACGCTGTTTGGAACCGCAGCCGAGGGTGAGGCGTTCGGGCTCGAGGCACTTTGCGCGTCGCCCGCGGACCGCGAAGAACTCCGGTTGTCGCTCGAGCACGCACTCTCCGCTGAGTTTCGCGCGGGCCAGCCCGACGTCGTCGACGGCATCGTCGACTGGCGGGCCGACGGCGACGCCGACCGCGAGGGGTGGGACGCCCAGCTCGCAGCGCTCGCGGATTTCGATGCGACCGACTGGCTCGTCGAGGTGACCCAGCCGACGCTCGTCGTCCACGGGATGGCCGACGAGCTCGTTCCCTCCGCGGTGGGTCAAGAGCTGGCGCGCGGGCTGCCCCGCGGAACGTTCGAGGGAATCGACGGGGCCGGGCACCTCGCGTTCGTCGAGCGTTCGCGTGCGGTGAACGACCGACTCGCGACGTTTCTGGACGAGCACACCGAGGACGAGTAA
- a CDS encoding polymer-forming cytoskeletal protein — translation MSALASHTGRIAVLVFVVLLIATLPATVLAQSVDGSDGVGGTVVVEEGETVDSIDAFAGNVYVEGTVTGDVSAVAGNVYVDGEVQGDLSALAGNIEISGTVAGDVEGAAGNVVLGEDGAVGGEFSVGAGTVVVDGTIGGDATIGAETIQLGETAAIEGDLRYDGSLEGDTGVVAGETIQDSTIGTDVAPVLDPLFSVVFAIYALLLNLLLGAALLVLFPRFSTSVADRVAGSPLKSGLVGLGLLVGVPILLALIAITILGIPIALIGALAFALVVWVGIVYGRFAVAAWLLSRLGADNRWLALVVGLVGFALVGLIPIFGGLVNLAVFLLGLGALALALAGRRRSAGTSTVGEPTVD, via the coding sequence ATGTCAGCGCTGGCCTCTCACACCGGCCGAATTGCCGTCTTGGTGTTTGTCGTGCTCCTCATCGCCACATTGCCGGCGACAGTCCTCGCCCAGTCCGTCGACGGAAGCGACGGCGTCGGCGGCACGGTCGTCGTCGAGGAGGGCGAGACCGTCGACAGCATCGACGCGTTCGCGGGAAACGTCTACGTCGAGGGCACTGTCACGGGTGACGTCAGCGCGGTTGCGGGCAACGTCTACGTCGACGGTGAGGTCCAAGGCGACCTCTCGGCACTGGCTGGTAATATCGAGATTTCCGGCACAGTCGCGGGCGACGTCGAGGGTGCCGCCGGGAACGTCGTCCTCGGCGAGGACGGCGCGGTCGGCGGCGAGTTCAGCGTCGGCGCCGGAACCGTCGTCGTCGACGGGACGATCGGTGGCGACGCCACAATCGGCGCCGAGACGATCCAGCTCGGCGAGACCGCGGCGATCGAGGGCGACCTCAGGTACGACGGGTCGCTGGAGGGTGACACCGGCGTCGTCGCGGGCGAGACGATCCAGGACTCGACGATCGGCACCGACGTCGCTCCCGTGCTCGATCCGCTCTTCTCGGTGGTGTTTGCCATCTATGCACTCCTCCTGAACCTGCTGCTTGGCGCCGCATTACTCGTACTCTTCCCCCGGTTCTCGACGTCGGTCGCCGATCGAGTCGCGGGCTCACCCCTCAAATCCGGCCTCGTCGGCCTCGGGCTCCTCGTCGGCGTTCCGATCCTTCTGGCGCTGATCGCCATCACGATTCTCGGCATCCCGATTGCGCTCATCGGCGCGCTCGCGTTCGCTCTCGTCGTCTGGGTCGGGATCGTCTACGGCCGATTTGCGGTCGCAGCGTGGCTGCTGTCTCGGCTGGGTGCTGACAACCGCTGGCTCGCGCTCGTCGTCGGGCTGGTCGGCTTCGCGCTGGTCGGGCTCATTCCGATCTTCGGCGGGTTGGTGAACCTGGCCGTCTTCCTGCTCGGGCTGGGGGCGCTGGCGCTCGCGCTCGCCGGGCGGCGTCGATCCGCCGGCACGTCGACGGTGGGAGAGCCGACCGTCGATTGA